The following proteins come from a genomic window of Salvia hispanica cultivar TCC Black 2014 chromosome 4, UniMelb_Shisp_WGS_1.0, whole genome shotgun sequence:
- the LOC125185461 gene encoding uncharacterized protein LOC125185461 isoform X1, whose translation MASTVPAKSQPLHNFTLPHLRWNKDRNSTGQHQRRRSIKSPSRRPNISSASPIRQSPLRDSVSATPPRHQSPLCDSTAAAAVVVSPRQSPVHGDYLGKRSPLREWGKHSPSGGDPAWHESPPQSGKGGSVEHRRHHSIHPALDGARNGLHSANANSGRTSLKSEPKSKAKEVDAAGIKRSKILIKIPCKSSKTEDENPQEEAEKNEEDVCSGEVQQEEKVDEETKTWNLRPRKPLHKSLNVSGGGPAMQERSKAPSPLRNLNNRSGDNDGGGKKEKRKLSISIPLSKDEIEEDIFALTGSKPARRPKKRARNIQKQVDICFPGLWLVSITADSYKVSETSLKVQP comes from the exons ATGGCTTCTACTGTTCCTGCCAAATCTCAGCCGCTGCACAATTTCACGCTGCCGCATCTGAGATGGAATAAGGACCGAAACTCCACCGGCCAACACCAGCGCCGCCGCTCCATCAAATCGCCGTCGCGGCGCCCGAATATCTCCTCCGCATCTCCCATCCGCCAGTCGCCGTTGCGAGATTCCGTATCGGCGACTCCGCCTCGGCATCAGTCCCCTTTATGCGACTCCACCGCGGCGGCGGCTGTGGTGGTGTCGCCTCGTCAGTCTCCGGTCCACGGGGATTACTTGGGGAAACGATCTCCGCTTCGGGAGTGGGGGAAGCACTCGCCAAGCGGCGGTGATCCGGCGTGGCATGAATCGCCTCCTCAATCCGGAAAAGGCGGCTCTGTTGAGCATCGGAGACATCACTCAATTCATCCGGCGTTGGATGGTGCGAGGAACGGTCTCCATTCAGCAAATGCAAATTCAGGGCGAACAAGTCTGAAATCGGAGCCTAAATCGAAGGCGAAAGAAGTCGATGCGGCTGGAATCAAGAGATCAAAAATCCTAATCAAAATTCCCTGCAAGAGCAGCAAAACCGAGGACGAAAATCCACAAGAAGAGGCGGAGAAAAACGAGGAAGACGTTTGCAGCGGTGAAGTGCAACAAGAGGAGAAGGTTGATGAAGAAACGAAGACATGGAATTTAAGGCCTCGGAAGCCTCTGCACAAGTCGCTGAACGTGAGCGGAGGAGGTCCGGCGATGCAGGAAAGGAGTAAAGCGCCGTCGCCGTTGAGGAATCTGAACAATAGATCGGGGGATAACGACGGCGGTgggaagaaggagaagaggAAGCTGAGCATATCTATCCCTCTATCGAAAGACGAGATCGAGGAGGATATATTTGCGCTGACCGGATCAAAGCCGGCAAGGAGGCCTAAGAAGAGAGCGAGGAACATTCAAAAGCAAGTTGAT ATTTGTTTCCCTGGACTATGGCTGGTATCAATAACTGCGGATTCATACAAGGTTTCTGAGACTTCTCTGAAGGTACAGCCCTGA
- the LOC125185461 gene encoding uncharacterized protein LOC125185461 isoform X2, translating to MASTVPAKSQPLHNFTLPHLRWNKDRNSTGQHQRRRSIKSPSRRPNISSASPIRQSPLRDSVSATPPRHQSPLCDSTAAAAVVVSPRQSPVHGDYLGKRSPLREWGKHSPSGGDPAWHESPPQSGKGGSVEHRRHHSIHPALDGARNGLHSANANSGRTSLKSEPKSKAKEVDAAGIKRSKILIKIPCKSSKTEDENPQEEAEKNEEDVCSGEVQQEEKVDEETKTWNLRPRKPLHKSLNVSGGGPAMQERSKAPSPLRNLNNRSGDNDGGGKKEKRKLSISIPLSKDEIEEDIFALTGSKPARRPKKRARNIQKQVDICFPGLWLVSITADSYKVSETSLKG from the exons ATGGCTTCTACTGTTCCTGCCAAATCTCAGCCGCTGCACAATTTCACGCTGCCGCATCTGAGATGGAATAAGGACCGAAACTCCACCGGCCAACACCAGCGCCGCCGCTCCATCAAATCGCCGTCGCGGCGCCCGAATATCTCCTCCGCATCTCCCATCCGCCAGTCGCCGTTGCGAGATTCCGTATCGGCGACTCCGCCTCGGCATCAGTCCCCTTTATGCGACTCCACCGCGGCGGCGGCTGTGGTGGTGTCGCCTCGTCAGTCTCCGGTCCACGGGGATTACTTGGGGAAACGATCTCCGCTTCGGGAGTGGGGGAAGCACTCGCCAAGCGGCGGTGATCCGGCGTGGCATGAATCGCCTCCTCAATCCGGAAAAGGCGGCTCTGTTGAGCATCGGAGACATCACTCAATTCATCCGGCGTTGGATGGTGCGAGGAACGGTCTCCATTCAGCAAATGCAAATTCAGGGCGAACAAGTCTGAAATCGGAGCCTAAATCGAAGGCGAAAGAAGTCGATGCGGCTGGAATCAAGAGATCAAAAATCCTAATCAAAATTCCCTGCAAGAGCAGCAAAACCGAGGACGAAAATCCACAAGAAGAGGCGGAGAAAAACGAGGAAGACGTTTGCAGCGGTGAAGTGCAACAAGAGGAGAAGGTTGATGAAGAAACGAAGACATGGAATTTAAGGCCTCGGAAGCCTCTGCACAAGTCGCTGAACGTGAGCGGAGGAGGTCCGGCGATGCAGGAAAGGAGTAAAGCGCCGTCGCCGTTGAGGAATCTGAACAATAGATCGGGGGATAACGACGGCGGTgggaagaaggagaagaggAAGCTGAGCATATCTATCCCTCTATCGAAAGACGAGATCGAGGAGGATATATTTGCGCTGACCGGATCAAAGCCGGCAAGGAGGCCTAAGAAGAGAGCGAGGAACATTCAAAAGCAAGTTGAT ATTTGTTTCCCTGGACTATGGCTGGTATCAATAACTGCGGATTCATACAAGGTTTCTGAGACTTCTCTGAAG GGCTAG
- the LOC125223761 gene encoding uncharacterized protein LOC125223761, with translation MEKVEMEEKEENRVVSNGAVQAYWFWGSASAVQFWWGVAALKRGYVGNGNLMPLKAFTVASLFVGASTSAAVATLQLSGIRSVEDLKSVGANIRNACKSTR, from the exons ATGGAGAAAGTTGAAATggaagaaaaggaagaaaatagAGTTGTGAGCAATGGCGCAGTTCAAGCTTACTGGTTCTGGGGTAGCGCCAGCGCCGTTCAATTTTGGTGGGGCGTCGCCGCCTTGAAAAGGGGATATGTCGGCAATGGCAACCTCATGCCTTTGAAGGCCTTCACCGTGGCCTCCCTCTTCGTCGGCGcctccacctccgccgccgtAGCTACGCTCCAGCTCTCAGGAATCCGCTCT GTGGAAGACCTCAAGAGTGTAGGGGCAAATATAAGGAATGCATGCAAGAGCACGCGATGA
- the LOC125219336 gene encoding transcription factor DUO1-like, translated as MMDGKRRIPDDELRDIKKGPWKVEEDQVLINHVKKYGPRDWSSIRSKGLLRRTGKSCRLRWVNKLRPDLKTGVKFSAEEERTVIDLQAQFGNKWAKIATYLPGRTDNDVKNFWSSRQKRLARILHTSTAPSSSSTKSHKTPKHLQPPPFDFIPSLKAPKLSLSREEEFAAKSQLCPTIETVQFGEVAYPNPVPVDQQPYVSFPQFPILQPDYPLLLEGQDFIGRLGAPSYLDDEFGHSALGTAQVPIAPSFQASGTSVSHDTVDIDSLIDDDFPPIDLFDQIEQLPSPSHWS; from the exons ATGATGGATGGGAAGAGAAGGATACCCGATGACGAACTCCGCGATATAAAGAAAGGTCCATGGAAAGTGGAAGAAGATCAAGTGCTCATCAATCACGTGAAGAAATACGGCCCCAGAGATTGGAGCTCCATTCGATCCAAAGGCCTCCTCCGCCGCACCGGCAAGTCCTGCCGCCTCCGCTGGGTCAACAAACTCCGCCCTGACTTGAAGAC GGGGGTGAAGTTTTCAGCGGAGGAGGAGAGAACGGTGATCGATCTCCAAGCACAATTCGGGAACAAATGGGCGAAAATCGCGACGTATCTGCCGGGAAGAACAGACAACGACGTCAAGAATTTCTGGAGTAGTCGACAGAAGAGACTTGCTAGGATTCTGCACACCTCTACTGCTCCTTCATCATCATCCACCAAATCTCACAAGACCCCCAAGCATCTCCAACCCCCTCCTTTCGATTTCATTCCATCTCTCAAG gcGCCAAAGTTGAGCCTATCAAGGGAGGAAGAATTTGCGGCCAAGTCACAGTTGTGCCCAACCATTGAAACGGTGCAGTTTGGGGAGGTGGCGTATCCGAACCCTGTTCCGGTGGACCAGCAGCCCTATGTCTCCTTCCCTCAGTTTCCGATACTTCAGCCGGACTACCCTCTGCTTTTGGAGGGCCAGGACTTCATTGGCAGGCTTGGAGCTCCCAGTTATCTTGATGATGAGTTTGGGCATTCCGCATTGGGCACTGCGCAAGTCCCCATCGCCCCATCGTTCCAGGCTTCTGGAACGTCGGTGAGTCATGACACGGTGGACATCGACAGCCTCATCGATGATGACTTTCCTCCCATCGACTTATTTGATCAAATCGAGCAGCTTCCAAGCCCCTCTCACTGGTCTTGA
- the LOC125219337 gene encoding uncharacterized protein LOC125219337: protein MGLSDGDGSSQFRQNVVVMRHGDRLDNVAPLWSASAPRPWDPPLADDGHLRAYATGDKLGKHLSFPIHRVFVSPFLRCLQTASGVVSALNKSDAVAINPSKIKVSMEYGLCEMMNSLAVRPNVAPKDGIFSFDISQCESVLPAGTIDNTTEMVYKELPGWQETREGARDRYMQVITSLADKYPSENLLLVTHGEGVGTTIARCFEDVEVAEVEYCAYSVLQRSVVFEESKSFTAGQFVGSLKDLAGIQLMQVQET from the exons ATGGGTTTGTCAGATGGCGACGGCTCATCGCAGTTCCGCCAAAACGTCGTCGTAATGCGCCACGGCGACAGGCTCGACAACGTCGCCCCTCTCTGGTCGGCCTCCGCCCCGCGCCCCTGGGACCCCCCGCTCGCCGACGACGGCCACCTCCGAGCCTACGCCACCGGCGACAAACTCGGTAAACACCTCTCCTTTCCGATCCACCGCGTCTTCGTTTCCCCCTTCCTCCGCTGCCTCCAGACCGCTTCCGGAGTCGTCTCAGCCCTCAACAAATCCGACGCCGTCGCTATCAATCCTTCAAAAATCAAG GTGTCAATGGAGTATGGATTATGTGAGATGATGAATTCTTTAGCCGTCCGGCCTAACGTTGCTCCTAAAGATGGGATTTTTAGTTTTGACATTTCGCAGTGTGAATCTGTATTGCCTGCTGGAACTATTGATAATACTACTGAAATGGTGTATAAGGAG CTGCCAGGATGGCAAGAGACGCGAGAAGGTGCCAGGGATAGATATATGCAGGTGATCACAAGCCTTGCTGACAAATATCCGTCGGAAAACTTGTTGCTAGTGACTCATG GTGAAGGAGTTGGAACCACTATTGCAAGATGTTTTGAGGATGTTGAGGTGGCTGAAGTCGAGTATTGTGCATATTCAGTCTTACAGAGGTCTGTAGTTTTCGAAGAAAGCAAGTCGTTTACTGCTGGACAGTTTGTGGGATCACTGAAAGATCTAGCTGGTATCCAGTTAATGCAAGTCCAAGAAACCTAG